Proteins encoded in a region of the Vicia villosa cultivar HV-30 ecotype Madison, WI linkage group LG5, Vvil1.0, whole genome shotgun sequence genome:
- the LOC131605621 gene encoding histone deacetylase 19-like: protein MVGDGSSLLLLLQILHSSPSCREGTLHVLYALETTPELAWAAAKHDGVVYILELLLPLMEEIHHQQRAMAVSLLGKILKIHEHVLYVDIDIHRGDGVEEAFYATDRVMTVSFHKCGDYFPTTRDVCDIGYGACKYYSLNVPLDDEIDDETYHSLFKPIMGKVMKIFKPGVVVLQCGADSLSGDKLGCFNLSIKVHAECVKYMRSFNVPLMLLGGSEWFTARVSAYGLFHIANNEVEVCIAVVGKVTKFCRILSPVETALDAAESPYMRKLIFQILKFMLQMISDNFSFKQWDPGTKSLFSY, encoded by the coding sequence ATGGTTGGAGATGGATCTAGTCTTCTACTTTTATTGCAAATTCTTCACTCATCTCCCAGTTGTCGTGAAGGGACTCTCCATGTTCTATATGCATTGGAAACCACACCAGAACTAGCCTGGGCAGCTGCTAAGCACGACGGGGTTGTCTACATTCTTGAATTGCTATTGCCTTTGATGGAAGAAATTCATCACCAACAAAGAGCTATGGCGGTCTCCTTGTTAGGGAAAATTCTCAAGATACACGAGCATGTTTTATATGTGGACATCGATATCCACCGTGGTGATGGTGTCGAGGAGGCCTTTTACGCTACAGATAGGGTTATGACTGTTTCGTTTCATAAGTGTGGGGACTACTTTCCGACAACAAGAGATGTCTGTGATATTGGATATGGTGCTTGTAAATATTACTCTCTCAATGTTCCCTTGGATGACGAAATTGACGATGAGACCTATCATTCGTTGTTTAAGCCCATAATGGGAAAGGTTATGAAGATTTTTAAACCAGGTGTTGTGGTATTGCAATGTGGTGCTGACTCTTTATCTGGAGACAAGTTAGGTTGTTTCAATCTTTCAATCAAAGTCCATGCAGAGTGTGTCAAATATATGAGATCCTTTAATGTCCCTCTTATGTTGCTCGGTGGGAGTGAATGGTTTACTGCTCGAGTCTCTGCATATGGCTTATTCCATATTGCAAATAATGAGGTTGAAGTTTGCATAGCAGTTGTTGGGAAAGTGACCAAGTTTTGTAGGATTTTAAGTCCCGTAGAGACAGCTTTGGATGCAGCGGAATCACCTTAcatgagaaaattgatttttcaaattCTGAAGTTTATGTTGCAAATGATCAGTGACAATTTTTCATTCAAGCAATGGGATCCAGGAACAAAATCTCTATTCTCATATTAA